The region actacatagatcattgTCATAAGTAATGCTCactacagttctattagtataatcctttgaccttgaaatcaccatggatttctacatagctatttcatattttgatacagtcttacattatctttaataggataatgaaatagattgtcattaagaaggaatttgtccctcatttatttgagtaagacaTCTATGgaccccttgaagaagataaacTAAAGGAAATGCATgaccatgctaaatgaattgataaagagttatcattttcagtctgcTTGgaatcaagaaactaatgattgaatattataaggatgacagaactatgccttatattcaatcagtACATCATGAGACAaggggattaaaatattattgtaaatggttaaatcggataatcgatattcatataacttgggtagtcataatgtcttgctagaggccacttatgacttgtgggccgAAATAGGAATTTCGGACTAACtaccaacgttatatgaacctacagggtcgcacactaagaacagacCTGAAatagttatgggttgtacaagtcCAAATggaattaagtgattaatagattattatatatataattcgtaatatatatataataataaatatatattaattgaaattaaaaatataaggataagtgttttccttaaattattatcttttgagaatgataataataataattaatatatatgtataattatcaaaaaggagtttttgatagatATAAACTCAAAAGAGTTATCCAAAAACGTAGTGTTTGCAAGCAAAACACGTTTTTGAGTAAACCCTAAATGTcttattttcctataaatagaatATAAAACCTAGGGTTTTCAAACATGTATTTTTCGAAATAAACACAAGACACACAATCACTAaataattcgaaattgctttgtgaagcaatagtgctagcacaaaagcgctagttttggctaaggtctgttcgtgtggatactcgtagaggacgcgttcttttggaggcgtttctgatctgaggccaggtatcaccaaagtgaaccacctccttccttcctacattgctgttggaATTCGACATAAAAGTAAGTATTAGTTATGTTataaatctatttattcgaattacatggatcttgttttggtttttgataaatttttgaaattccgctgcgttatgaacctagaaaacccaacaataTTAGAATGTCCAGGCCAAGCCATGCTCGGAAACATGCAGGAACAGAAGCTGAAGGCATCGTTCTGTATACGAGCTAGAGGATGACTTGGGTGAGCCAAATATGAGGGGGTCAGGTTCACGAATGAGGTAGGGTAGACAAGGTGAACATGGTGTAGTTATTAGGGATGCTAGCATGCATGATCAGAAACCTCAGGTATATAAGTTtatataactttaaatttagatttgttaaaTATAGATTTTATATTGTTCAACATTTAGAGGCAAAATATAACACAcgagaattaaaaatttaaagtaagAAAATCTTGGTAatataagaatttttgtaaaataaaaaataaaaataagtattaATTAATACATTTAATTGTACTTATATATATGTCAATTAGAAAGCTTctagtattttaaatttagatgtTTAAATTAATACGTATTGAGAAAGTATTAAGATAAAGTAAAGAACTATAGTGATAAACTTTAAGAGTGTATATTAATAAAGACCCAAAAGATATATATAAGATCACAAAACAACTTATAGAggaaaacaaatcataacatagAAGATATGAAATATAGGATTTAACATAATATTAATGCTAGATCCTAGATGTTGTATAGCATTGTTAAAGAAGAATTTACGAGGTAAACAATACGAGGTGATTAGAATATAGTGGGATAAAAAAAGAAATGTGTTAGAAAGCAGAATTTAAAGTACTAATAAGTGCCACAGAATACTTAAATAAGTGTTAATATAagagaatataaaaataatgatagGAGTACAAATTAAGATTGTTAATAACGGTAAAGGAAAGCTAGGAATGTCACATATTTTTTAGTCTAGAAAAACTTACGATTTTGCAAATGAAATAGTTTTATGATTTTGAAAGTACAATTGCGCTCAGACCCAATATAAGACATGTCATACAATcatgatagaaatgcataatagTATTAGCatctatatatattttatattaaaatattttttttacaaaatgtaAACCATGAATCATATGTATGCAGATACTATAAAAGAATGTGATTGGTagtagcaactctttggtgatgaaaGGTGTCATCATTCTGAGGCGCAATTGTactaaacgttttcaaaaaaaactaaaatgatTTTGTTATATTCTGAAAAGCAAGATTTATAAAAGCCGGAAAAGACtttgaattgtttttattttgtaagtaAATTTGGACGGAGAACTCTGTGACGATTACAACAAAATTAGAAGAAAAGAAGTGCAAGCTAATGATTTGAACATGTCCTCAACCCTTGCATTCATGACAAGGTTAGTCTGCTTCAAAAGGCGGAGTTTCTGTTTTATGGTTGTAAGGAAATGTATATAATGGTTTGAATAATTGGTTAGCACATATTAAGTAATATAATCACTTGATAATGATCTAAGAATCATTACCCTAGCAGTGCAATCGCACGGCACTTGGGGCGATGTACATCGAGTAGTGTAACCCTAATTTGGACTTTGCTAGGTGATTGTGATTAAACCTGAACTATTTGAATAagatttagggttaattccataaaaagtcacgacctttactcgaattttcattttaatctcgacttttaaaagttgccatataaaaccatgacctttcatttttttccaaatctatcaccaaatcaattttctatgtatttttgatgacgtggccacCATAATCCGGCAGACTTGAAAAACATGAAAGGTAAAATTCACCAGAaaaaatagtcggtgatagatttgaaaaataaaatgaaaggtcatggttttttATGGAtacttttaaaagtcatgattaaaatgaaaattcgtgtaaatgtcgtgactttttatggaattaaccctaagaTTTGTGAATTAGAAATTGATTGGCCCTTTAGTTCAAAAGTTTAAACGGATAAACATATTATACGGACTAGTCGAACTACGATTTCTATGAAATCGAGTTATGATTTATGAATAAgttaatactataaattaaaagtttaggtTGAACAAATGTAATTGTGAATCTGCGGATTTCTTATAAACGACTACAAGTAATATcgaaataagttataaaaagaGAGGTATCAAatgattataataaattacaatgTTTAGTTGTAATATATTGTTTGATATAAATctttaatttaataaagttagtCAATTGTTATTATCGATATCAAGCTCTGAAGagtttattgatattttattataaagtaaaaatttatattcaagatttaattattatagAGAAATGTAAATCCCCTTAGAGAAAGTGTGATCTCGGTCAACacgttaaatttttttgatacgatttatatttacaaaataaaattgagatTTAAACGTCGAACATAAAAATTTGTGAATTCGGTCAACGAAAGCGCAAAAAGCATTTTATTAGCTAAAGTTCAATTCGataattgattaaataatttttataaaagagaaTAAAAGCTCAAGTTATGTGTTGTTTAATAGTATTCAGAGTTTAGAGTCAACTTTAGAATTAAGTTTGGTTGATTTTACAATTattaacaaataattttatatatagatcCGATGAGTTCGGAAATCTCGGGATCGGAACCACATCGGCATTAAAAGGAGTATTATTTGGAAAATATTGGTGgactgtgagtttgcattttacttttgaatataaatgcaacattatttaaatttttgaatatttattttaaattgtactGCATTCGATATTTAAAACTGATatagatccgatggaacgtgctttcctattgagcggcaataggactgtgtggtCACCTAGTATCTAAAAAGAATTAAGCATTGGTTGATTAAATGTCTACGGCGATGGTCCCATGTGCACGGCCTAGATATGACGGGGATATTTTGAGGCGATGGTCCCCATGTGCACGGCCCAGACCCCGATACAGATGTGAGGTAACGGTCCCAATGTGCACAGCCCAGATACTGTAAACTAAGTGAAAGTCTGTGACGATGGTCCCATGTGCACGGTCTAGACTTCTTGGATAAAATATAGTGGATTATAGCATGTTTTCATATATGATTTGAGGTTTATGGTTTCATTAGGATCACGTTTCTGGctatattatataaatgattttacatgcgattttattttatttaatgttcaTTAGTAATTCTGTAAACTTGCTCAGTTTTTACTGACTTGTTGCTTTTCTCCATTTCAGGTAGATAATATTTTGGCATGATCAGGCTTCCATTCCTTCTTCCGGAAGTCAGTATTTTATAATGGAATGAAAACTGTTGTTTACTTCTAAAGCCGCAATAGTCTAGCAGTTTATGGTCCGGTTTTGCTATATAAACTCTAATTTTGAAACTACTATTGTTTGTGTATTATTTATGGTTACTATGTAGTAGTTGTTTAGCTAAATGGTTTATCGAGTATCACTGATACCGTGTTTGTATATCATGATGCCATTTTGTTTCTTACAGGGTGGTTTGTGATACTTGTTACAGGTGGTGTTGCTCTGTTTTTCAGATGTTATATTGTCAGTTTTTCTGAAAACAGTTTTGTAACtcttataatgttttaaagcttgaaaaatttatagtgaaaatTCAGGCTTAccacgggtttcggagctatcaCTCTCATTTTCCAGCGCCAGTCTCGTTCGAGATTTCAAGTCGTGACATAAGTATAAAGGCATTGGCCACTGTGTTTCTTGTTAAGCAACTACAAGTAAACGATTTTTTTAAGGTCAGAGACTGATatatttgacctaaaaataccataatatactaaatattagGATAAGTAATACTACTCCAATTGAAGTGAATAAATGTGAAAAATATCATGACATAttgtatattattatttataataattcaaataaaactggaaaaaaaaattacaaacgtaTAATTATTAGAACTTGAAtcttaaattatacaaaaacaacTGTAACAtaataattatagataaatttCACAGTCCTAATAATGATAAGCTAAACTCATCATCCATTTCCTACACTATTAGCTTTTATTTAACTTGATCCTTtgcaaactttttaaatttaattagtccCTTAACTATATAGTTTGTACACTTATGGTCCTTTGCGGatgaaactataaaaaaaatcatcatttgAATTACATGAAACGATGATGTTTTATGCCTAAAAGGGCCATAAGTGTACAAAACAAATAGTTAAAAGATCAttcaaatgtaaaaaaaattatcaaaaaccaaatgaaataaaaagaaatagtaGAAGGACTACGGAATGGGTTCAgccataataataaatattaggaCATGGTTCTTCTTGTTCGTAACATATTTGTTCTTCCCAACATCCTTCTTCTTCATAACATATTTGTTCTTCACAATAGATTTCTTCTTCCCAACATTCTTCCACTTCACAACATATTTCTCCTTCACAACATATTTCTCCTTCTTCATTATCATCATCGTCATTATCGTCATTGTCATTGTTGTcgtctttttcttcttcatcgatatttttttcatcttctttttcttcgtCATCATCTTCCTCATCATCGTCATCGTCAGCATTATCGTCTTCTTCAACTTCGTCGCTGTTGTCTTCTTCGTCAATATCgtcttcttcttcatcgttgTCTTCAACGTCGTCGATGTCGTCATTTTTAACACCGTTATTGTCGTCGTCTTTGTCTTCAATGTCGTTgttgtcatcatcatcattgtCATCGTCGTCTTTTTCATCATTACTGTCGTCGTCGTCTTCTTCATCGTCACTGTCGTCGTCTTCTTCGTCGTCACTGTTGTCGTCTTCTTCATCGTCACTGGCGTCGTCTTCTTCATCGTCGTCACTGGCGTCGTCTTCTTCATTATTGTCACTGTCGTCATCTTCTCCATCGTCGTCACTGTCGTCATCTTTTTCATCGTCTTTGtcattgttgttgttgttgttgttgttgtctTCTTCATCATCGTCGTTGTCGTTGTCTTCTTTATCGTCGTTGTCATTTTTGTTCTTGTTGTTTTCGTCTTCTTCGTCGTCATCATTTTCCTCACTGTTTTTACCGTCATTGTTGACATCTTTGTCGTTGTCAATATTATCTCTGTCTTCGCCATCGTTGCCATCgtcatcctcctcctcctcctcttcttcttcttcttcttcttcttctttgtcgttgtcattatcatcatcatcatcatcatcatcatcatcattttcttcttcttcttctatgacatcttcttctttctctatcttatttttttgtttcgtcATGGGTGTctaatatttcaaatatatatcaaTATCATTATTCAATTTAAATGTCACAACACCAAATAAAAATACCAGAACTATTTTgtatattgttatatatttaaaataattttctaacTATTTGATCTTTTTTCGAATCAATgtccttaaaaaataaaaagagaatattattaaaaaaattgaaaaaactgaACTTACACAAAATAAtctacttttattttaaattgaaaatgtagaatttgaataatttattgACATAATTTACtattagagagagaaaaaaatgacATTCACAgctcaaaataaaaagaaaatatgaataaataaaat is a window of Mercurialis annua linkage group LG2, ddMerAnnu1.2, whole genome shotgun sequence DNA encoding:
- the LOC126670349 gene encoding uncharacterized protein LOC126670349; the protein is MTKQKNKIEKEEDVIEEEEENDDDDDDDDDDNDNDKEEEEEEEEEEEEEDDDGNDGEDRDNIDNDKDVNNDGKNSEENDDDEEDENNKNKNDNDDKEDNDNDDDEEDNNNNNNNNDKDDEKDDDSDDDGEDDDSDNNEEDDASDDDEEDDASDDEEDDNSDDEEDDDSDDEEDDDDSNDEKDDDDNDDDDNNDIEDKDDDNNGVKNDDIDDVEDNDEEEDDIDEEDNSDEVEEDDNADDDDDEEDDDEEKEDEKNIDEEEKDDNNDNDDNDDDDNEEGEICCEGEICCEVEECWEEEIYCEEQICYEEEGCWEEQICYEQEEPCPNIYYYG